The following are encoded together in the Capillibacterium thermochitinicola genome:
- a CDS encoding Tex family protein encodes MRLKTLDLIAQLASELGLGIEQVRRTVKLFDEGNTLPFIARYRKEVTGGLDEEQLRRLEERLGYLRNLEARKEEVLRSIAEQGKLTPELEQAIRAATIRQEVEDYYRPYRPKRRTRATKAKEQGLEPLAALIWAQELTTGDPEEVAAAYLNPELGVEEPQQALAGALDIIAEQIADQAEWRRMIRDYLWEHALIASELKTEEPEAQVYRQYHQYSEPVKRIPPHRVLALNRGEKEGHLKVSLQIDQAPLLRRLEELVLKNRASIFTPHLIATIEDSFDRLLFPSIEREIRAALTETAEEQAIKVFGLNLRQLLLQPPVRGKTVMGIDPGFRTGCKVVVVDPIGRVVAATTIYPHPPQSQWEEAKSILTALIMEHQVDLVASGNGTAARETEELVAATLAGIERPVYYTIVSEAGASVYSASKIAREELPDYDVAMRGAVSIARRLQDPLAELVKIEPKALGVGEYQHDVDQNRLGETLKGVVESCVNYVGVDLNTASAFLLQNVAGIGPTLARAIVAYREANGPFRRREELLKVKRLGNHVYTQAAGFLRLPDGEYSLENTGIHPESYHVAEALLAAVGYGSADLRNPSRLAALREKLKALDLPAMAEKLNVGLPTLKDIVDGLCRPGRDPREELPGPVFRRDVKSMNDLKPGMILNGVVRNVVDFGAFIDIGVEEDGLAHISELATRYVRHPLDVVAIGQTVKVRILNVDPERRRIALSMKGVE; translated from the coding sequence GTGCGGTTAAAAACATTGGATCTGATTGCACAGTTAGCATCAGAACTGGGACTTGGGATTGAGCAGGTAAGACGAACAGTCAAATTATTTGATGAAGGCAATACTTTGCCGTTTATTGCCCGTTACCGCAAGGAAGTTACGGGCGGGCTGGATGAAGAACAACTGCGGCGGTTGGAGGAACGCCTGGGTTATCTGCGGAACCTGGAAGCGCGCAAGGAAGAGGTCCTGCGGAGCATTGCGGAGCAGGGGAAACTCACTCCCGAGCTGGAGCAGGCGATTAGAGCGGCCACGATCCGCCAGGAAGTAGAGGACTATTACCGGCCCTACCGGCCAAAGCGGCGGACAAGAGCAACCAAGGCGAAGGAACAGGGTTTGGAGCCTTTGGCCGCCTTAATCTGGGCTCAGGAACTGACCACTGGTGATCCGGAAGAGGTGGCCGCGGCCTATCTCAACCCTGAGCTTGGCGTGGAAGAACCGCAGCAAGCCCTGGCCGGGGCGCTGGATATTATTGCCGAACAGATCGCGGACCAGGCGGAGTGGCGGCGGATGATCCGGGATTACCTGTGGGAACATGCCTTGATTGCCTCGGAGTTGAAGACGGAAGAACCTGAGGCACAGGTCTACCGCCAGTATCACCAGTATAGTGAACCGGTGAAGCGGATTCCGCCCCACCGGGTGCTGGCTTTGAACCGGGGCGAAAAGGAAGGACATTTAAAGGTCAGTCTCCAAATTGACCAGGCTCCTCTTCTTCGCCGCCTGGAAGAGCTGGTTCTGAAGAACCGGGCCAGTATATTCACCCCTCACCTGATTGCTACCATCGAGGATAGTTTCGACCGGTTGCTTTTTCCCAGTATCGAGCGGGAGATCCGCGCCGCTTTAACGGAAACTGCCGAAGAGCAGGCGATTAAAGTGTTCGGCCTTAATTTGCGGCAGTTGTTGTTGCAACCGCCTGTCCGCGGTAAAACAGTGATGGGGATCGATCCCGGTTTCCGGACCGGTTGCAAAGTGGTGGTGGTCGATCCGATCGGCCGGGTGGTGGCGGCGACGACGATTTACCCTCACCCGCCCCAAAGCCAGTGGGAAGAGGCCAAATCAATCTTGACGGCGCTAATCATGGAACACCAAGTTGATTTGGTGGCCAGCGGGAACGGGACCGCCGCGCGGGAGACTGAGGAACTGGTGGCGGCGACTTTGGCCGGGATCGAACGCCCGGTTTATTATACCATCGTCAGCGAAGCCGGCGCCTCCGTTTATTCCGCTTCCAAAATTGCCCGGGAAGAACTACCCGATTATGATGTGGCCATGCGGGGGGCCGTCTCCATCGCCCGCCGTTTACAGGATCCCCTGGCCGAATTGGTCAAGATTGAACCGAAGGCTCTCGGGGTGGGGGAATACCAGCATGATGTGGACCAAAACCGCCTCGGTGAAACGCTAAAAGGCGTTGTCGAGTCTTGTGTAAACTATGTTGGTGTTGATCTCAATACGGCTTCGGCTTTCCTGCTGCAAAACGTGGCGGGTATCGGACCGACGCTGGCCCGTGCTATCGTGGCGTACCGCGAAGCAAACGGTCCGTTCCGGCGGCGGGAAGAACTTCTCAAGGTGAAGAGACTGGGCAACCACGTTTATACGCAAGCGGCCGGTTTTCTGCGTTTGCCGGACGGTGAATATAGCCTGGAGAATACGGGGATTCATCCCGAGTCGTACCATGTGGCCGAAGCCCTTCTGGCCGCGGTGGGTTACGGGAGTGCGGATTTAAGGAACCCCTCCCGGCTGGCCGCGTTGCGGGAAAAGTTAAAAGCCCTTGATTTGCCGGCGATGGCTGAAAAATTGAACGTCGGCCTGCCCACCCTGAAGGATATTGTTGACGGGCTTTGCCGCCCGGGACGTGACCCCCGTGAAGAGTTGCCGGGCCCGGTCTTCCGCCGGGATGTTAAATCGATGAACGATTTAAAACCGGGTATGATCCTAAACGGCGTGGTCCGGAATGTGGTTGACTTTGGCGCTTTTATTGACATCGGTGTTGAGGAGGATGGCCTTGCCCACATCTCGGAGTTGGCGACGCGGTATGTGCGCCATCCCTTGGATGTCGTTGCCATTGGACAAACGGTGAAAGTGCGGATTTTAAATGTTGATCCGGAGCGCAGGCGGATTGCCCTCTCCATGAAAGGAGTCGAATAG
- the yabQ gene encoding spore cortex biosynthesis protein YabQ, whose amino-acid sequence MEGIGWQINALMFLFLTGLGWGLLYDGCLFFFTRRRQMGDFLFWVLSVFLIFPVLLFTTGGELRVSLGVGLVVGVACYRWVFHPTIQLYLKLLRRKLRRRRGFF is encoded by the coding sequence ATGGAAGGAATTGGGTGGCAAATCAATGCCCTCATGTTTCTTTTTTTGACCGGTTTGGGTTGGGGGTTGCTCTACGATGGCTGTCTGTTTTTCTTTACCCGTCGGCGGCAAATGGGCGATTTCTTGTTCTGGGTCCTCTCGGTCTTTTTGATCTTTCCGGTGCTCCTCTTTACGACCGGCGGTGAACTTCGGGTTTCTTTAGGGGTCGGTTTAGTCGTTGGGGTGGCCTGCTACCGGTGGGTCTTTCATCCAACGATTCAGCTTTATTTAAAACTGTTAAGAAGAAAACTCCGTCGCCGACGGGGGTTTTTTTAG
- a CDS encoding FmdB family zinc ribbon protein has translation MPTYDYMCAKCGRFEWFQKITEEPLTVCPHCGGEAQRQISRNVGIIFKGSGFYITDNRKPSQDKDSNQSSSTSEQKVS, from the coding sequence ATGCCAACCTACGACTATATGTGTGCAAAATGCGGCCGGTTCGAGTGGTTTCAGAAGATCACCGAAGAACCGTTGACGGTTTGTCCCCATTGTGGCGGAGAAGCCCAGCGACAGATCAGCCGCAACGTAGGGATTATCTTCAAAGGGAGCGGTTTCTATATCACCGACAACCGCAAACCCAGCCAAGACAAGGACAGTAACCAATCTTCGTCGACAAGCGAACAAAAGGTTTCATAA
- a CDS encoding LysM peptidoglycan-binding domain-containing protein: MFTCHYGQAVMERTLHTTNKGLEAQGQLALAADCPDLEAVLANHGYLREIKGEIIGNKLFLSGTVDVHLVYRGKESLDRVPVYGMVWKGTEGAVVNGEVELPDPKADWDWQVRLLKTKLQPETERTVKYQLELEVRLRAHEPVAVGFVEQIETEAQVHTEAEHLLVAEPLLQTHVSREFNNTLALIYPRPPLSRIISCQAFPVQTAVSVAREKVNIEGKLEVHLVYVTLTEDGLEGGLETQKWTEENGGALPFQISVEAPLPQESSVSYELWVESVACTSSHPESCRVQIQLGADVCLTRTRQVKAITDVSAEKGIIDLKREVGSWVEVVEETERSFVVEKLLTLPEQRPNIKNVLEVMVTEPKIEWELDHDQLIITGEALATLLYQAEGAGEEGDVITAAGWGQGGTEALTFGTTLDLPGVEAEMQARVFLNPQRPKVELEDERTIKLVWEFKAMITITQNRELSLVSDSALVLPEEGPKPSMLFYVVQPGDTLWGIARRYNTTMAALAKANQLTGTDQELVLGKKLLIPKVPIAN; this comes from the coding sequence ATGTTTACTTGCCATTATGGGCAGGCCGTGATGGAAAGAACCTTACACACCACCAACAAGGGACTGGAAGCGCAGGGTCAGCTCGCTTTGGCGGCCGATTGTCCGGACCTGGAAGCGGTTCTGGCGAACCACGGGTACTTGCGGGAGATTAAAGGCGAAATCATCGGGAACAAACTTTTTTTGTCCGGGACCGTTGACGTCCATCTGGTTTATCGGGGAAAGGAAAGCTTGGACCGGGTCCCCGTGTATGGAATGGTGTGGAAAGGGACGGAGGGTGCGGTTGTAAACGGCGAGGTTGAGCTGCCTGATCCGAAGGCGGACTGGGATTGGCAGGTGCGCCTGTTAAAAACAAAACTGCAACCGGAGACCGAACGAACAGTAAAATACCAATTGGAACTGGAAGTTCGGTTGCGGGCCCATGAACCGGTGGCGGTTGGCTTTGTCGAGCAGATCGAAACCGAAGCCCAGGTCCATACGGAAGCGGAGCATTTGTTGGTGGCGGAACCGCTATTACAAACCCATGTTAGTCGGGAGTTTAACAACACTTTGGCCCTCATCTATCCGCGGCCGCCGCTGAGTCGGATCATCAGTTGTCAAGCCTTCCCGGTGCAGACCGCGGTTTCTGTGGCCAGAGAAAAAGTCAACATCGAAGGGAAATTGGAAGTACATCTGGTCTACGTCACCCTGACTGAAGATGGGCTGGAGGGTGGTCTGGAGACCCAAAAATGGACCGAAGAGAACGGTGGGGCGCTCCCCTTCCAGATCTCGGTTGAAGCCCCGCTGCCGCAGGAGTCTTCGGTCTCCTATGAACTTTGGGTGGAGAGCGTGGCGTGTACTTCCTCGCATCCGGAAAGCTGCCGGGTACAGATCCAGCTTGGTGCCGACGTGTGCCTGACCAGAACCCGCCAGGTAAAGGCCATTACTGACGTGTCGGCGGAAAAAGGGATCATCGATCTTAAACGGGAAGTTGGCTCCTGGGTTGAAGTAGTTGAAGAAACGGAACGCTCCTTTGTGGTGGAAAAACTCCTTACCCTACCGGAGCAGCGGCCAAACATCAAAAACGTCTTGGAAGTGATGGTGACGGAGCCCAAAATCGAATGGGAATTGGACCATGACCAGTTGATCATCACCGGAGAAGCCCTTGCCACCCTTCTTTACCAAGCGGAAGGTGCGGGCGAAGAAGGGGACGTGATTACGGCGGCCGGTTGGGGGCAGGGCGGAACGGAAGCTTTAACCTTCGGCACCACCTTAGACCTTCCCGGGGTGGAAGCCGAGATGCAAGCCCGGGTTTTCCTCAATCCCCAGCGGCCCAAAGTGGAACTGGAGGACGAGAGAACGATCAAACTGGTTTGGGAGTTCAAGGCGATGATCACCATAACGCAAAACCGCGAGTTGTCTCTGGTTAGCGACAGCGCCTTGGTATTGCCGGAGGAAGGGCCGAAACCAAGCATGTTGTTTTACGTGGTGCAGCCGGGTGACACGTTATGGGGGATTGCCCGTCGCTATAATACGACCATGGCGGCCCTGGCTAAGGCGAACCAGTTGACCGGTACTGACCAAGAGCTGGTTTTAGGGAAAAAGCTCCTCATTCCAAAGGTCCCGATTGCCAACTAG
- a CDS encoding CTP synthase has protein sequence MAKYIFITGGVVSSLGKGITAASIGRLLKSRGVKVSILKFDPYINVDPGTMSPYQHGEVFVTDDGAETDLDLGHYERFIDENLSKNNNVTTGKIYWSVLNKERQGAFLGGTVQVIPHITNEIKDRIRLVAEESQADVVIVEIGGTVGDIESLPFLEAIRQFKSEVGRDDTMYIHVTLVPYLPSSAELKTKPTQHSVKELRGIGIQPDVIVCRSEQPIPDDLKAKIALFCDIKKDAVISNPDVETIYEVPLYLEKAGLDEFIIKRLGLNCGERDLMTWRAFVEKMKNPRFEVNIALVGKYVTLPDAYISVAEALHHAGVAHETAVRIHWIDAEKIETEGAEKFLAGMDGILVPGGFGYRGVEGKIAAAGYARREKIPYFGICLGLQCAIIEFARHVCGLTDANSSEFNPETAHPVVDLLPEQKDIENLGGTMRLGLQPVRLQPGSKAYAIYGQEVIQERHRHRYEVNSRYYEQFKNHGLLISGVLVDKNLVEIIELPEHPWFIATQFHPEFKSRPHHAQPLFSSFIGAALAKRNGGH, from the coding sequence GTGGCTAAATATATTTTCATTACCGGAGGCGTAGTCTCCTCGTTGGGAAAAGGGATTACCGCAGCATCGATTGGACGACTTTTAAAGAGTCGAGGGGTGAAAGTCAGTATTTTAAAGTTTGACCCCTATATCAACGTCGACCCGGGAACAATGAGCCCTTACCAACATGGCGAAGTTTTCGTTACCGACGACGGCGCGGAGACCGATTTGGATTTAGGCCATTACGAACGGTTTATCGATGAGAACTTATCGAAGAATAACAACGTGACGACCGGGAAGATCTACTGGTCCGTCCTGAACAAAGAGCGGCAGGGTGCCTTTTTAGGGGGGACGGTGCAAGTGATCCCCCATATTACCAACGAGATTAAAGACCGGATCAGACTGGTGGCCGAAGAAAGCCAAGCCGATGTGGTGATTGTTGAGATTGGCGGGACGGTCGGCGACATTGAAAGTTTGCCTTTCTTGGAAGCCATTCGCCAGTTTAAATCGGAAGTTGGTCGCGATGATACCATGTATATCCATGTGACGTTGGTCCCCTACCTCCCCTCTTCTGCCGAACTAAAAACCAAGCCGACCCAGCACAGCGTGAAAGAGTTGCGCGGGATCGGGATCCAACCGGACGTGATCGTCTGCCGGTCGGAGCAGCCGATTCCGGATGACCTAAAAGCAAAGATTGCCCTTTTCTGCGATATTAAAAAGGATGCCGTGATCTCCAATCCCGATGTTGAGACCATTTATGAGGTCCCCCTTTATTTGGAAAAGGCCGGTTTGGACGAGTTTATCATCAAACGGCTCGGTTTAAACTGTGGGGAACGGGATTTAATGACGTGGCGCGCCTTTGTGGAGAAGATGAAAAACCCCCGGTTTGAGGTGAATATTGCTTTAGTCGGCAAATACGTTACGCTGCCCGATGCTTATATAAGTGTGGCGGAGGCGCTGCACCACGCCGGAGTAGCCCACGAAACGGCGGTACGGATCCACTGGATCGATGCGGAGAAGATCGAAACGGAAGGTGCGGAAAAGTTCCTCGCCGGAATGGATGGGATCTTGGTGCCGGGCGGTTTTGGTTACCGGGGTGTGGAAGGGAAGATTGCCGCGGCGGGTTATGCCCGGCGGGAAAAGATCCCTTATTTCGGGATCTGTCTCGGTCTCCAGTGCGCAATTATTGAATTTGCCCGTCATGTTTGCGGTTTGACGGACGCCAATTCTTCCGAGTTTAATCCGGAGACGGCCCACCCGGTGGTGGATCTCCTGCCGGAACAGAAAGACATTGAAAACCTGGGCGGAACCATGCGCTTAGGACTGCAACCCGTTCGCCTTCAGCCGGGGAGTAAAGCCTATGCCATCTATGGGCAGGAGGTAATTCAAGAACGGCACCGGCATCGTTACGAAGTAAACAGCCGCTATTATGAACAGTTTAAAAACCATGGCCTGTTGATTAGCGGGGTGTTGGTCGACAAAAACCTGGTTGAAATTATCGAACTACCAGAACATCCCTGGTTTATCGCGACCCAGTTTCATCCGGAGTTTAAATCAAGGCCGCACCACGCCCAACCGCTTTTCTCTTCTTTTATCGGCGCTGCTTTAGCCAAACGCAATGGAGGGCACTAA
- a CDS encoding lytic transglycosylase domain-containing protein, with amino-acid sequence MGAYFSYSAGTIPVSTEMHEIIHRYALLFNVSPQLVTAVIQVESSFDPEAYSPKGACGLMQLTPGVWQAYNPDSKCDGRHRPGEKNHGRDCIFNIEANIATGVRYLKELIDYYDGETGRALEAYNAGLTNVDLDQVRPKYRETRTYLGRLGQLLAQDEQARFANLYDLSRRGRTFLRGLFLCTLVLWAIFLLWVKKHHA; translated from the coding sequence TTGGGGGCTTATTTTTCCTATTCAGCCGGGACGATTCCGGTAAGTACGGAAATGCACGAGATTATCCACCGTTATGCCCTCTTGTTTAATGTCAGTCCCCAACTGGTGACGGCGGTGATCCAGGTGGAAAGCAGTTTTGACCCCGAGGCTTACTCACCGAAGGGGGCCTGTGGTTTGATGCAGTTGACACCTGGAGTGTGGCAGGCTTATAACCCGGATTCGAAGTGCGACGGCCGGCACCGGCCAGGCGAAAAGAACCACGGCCGGGACTGTATTTTCAACATCGAAGCGAATATCGCCACGGGCGTGCGCTATCTAAAGGAACTGATCGACTACTATGACGGCGAAACCGGCCGGGCGCTCGAAGCATATAATGCGGGGTTGACCAATGTCGATCTGGATCAAGTCCGCCCCAAGTACAGGGAGACCCGGACTTATCTGGGGCGGCTCGGGCAGCTGCTGGCCCAAGATGAGCAGGCCCGTTTTGCCAACCTTTACGACTTGAGCCGGCGCGGCCGCACTTTCCTCCGTGGTCTCTTCCTCTGCACGCTGGTTTTGTGGGCCATCTTTTTGCTTTGGGTAAAAAAGCACCACGCCTAG
- a CDS encoding peptidoglycan-binding domain-containing protein has protein sequence MPRLAILPVSKLPLGRRWLTVGVCGHDVRQLQMLLTELGLYDGAINGEYDLLTREAVKSFQKAYHLPADGVCGPDTLKLLAESGIHNRILITSGEGETIQTLAVQHGVGGQAFKDPVTRCRLRRIVPGQQIMVERRELIWGFATDGLPGASGGEMPGEASFIYVKPDRLLALAAGCFPPAGSSLVVDLSGKKLSRREGKALRRVRRTVKTELIWWQNLDHCRLPTSTEADALIVSVPVSISDAEALAVWPRQIKKLLTYYPCTRLFLHFDLHGKGLDDKGREYCLTPVEKRLARLNRIGEPKRIGRYGWLSYRYRYKDETKTVFIPDRLTIRGILDQIDRLNLRGVVFTGLENGWKTWQEEGNRYFSATPRMMVMNNGGLA, from the coding sequence ATGCCCCGTCTGGCGATTTTACCGGTCAGCAAGTTACCTTTGGGGCGAAGATGGCTGACGGTGGGTGTGTGTGGTCACGATGTCCGGCAGTTGCAGATGCTCTTAACCGAGTTGGGACTTTACGACGGAGCGATTAATGGTGAATATGACCTTTTAACCCGGGAAGCGGTGAAAAGCTTTCAAAAAGCCTACCACCTTCCGGCTGATGGGGTGTGCGGTCCGGACACCCTCAAGCTTCTGGCGGAGAGTGGGATTCACAACCGCATCCTGATCACGAGCGGTGAAGGCGAGACCATTCAAACCCTGGCTGTACAGCACGGGGTAGGCGGGCAAGCCTTTAAGGATCCGGTGACCCGTTGTCGCCTCCGCCGGATTGTCCCCGGCCAGCAAATCATGGTGGAAAGGCGGGAATTGATCTGGGGTTTCGCCACCGACGGGTTGCCCGGGGCTTCGGGAGGCGAGATGCCCGGGGAAGCAAGCTTCATTTATGTAAAACCCGATCGGCTTTTGGCGTTGGCCGCGGGCTGTTTCCCCCCGGCCGGTTCGTCATTGGTGGTGGATTTGTCCGGGAAAAAACTGTCCCGCCGCGAAGGGAAAGCTCTCCGGCGGGTTCGACGGACAGTCAAGACCGAACTAATCTGGTGGCAAAACTTGGACCATTGCCGTTTGCCTACCAGTACGGAGGCGGATGCCCTCATTGTTTCCGTACCGGTCTCCATTTCCGACGCCGAAGCGCTGGCGGTTTGGCCGCGGCAAATTAAAAAGCTCTTAACCTATTATCCCTGTACGCGCTTGTTCCTCCATTTCGACCTGCACGGAAAAGGTTTGGACGATAAGGGCAGAGAGTATTGTTTAACACCGGTGGAGAAAAGGCTGGCCCGCCTCAACCGGATCGGGGAACCGAAAAGAATTGGCCGGTATGGGTGGCTCTCTTATCGTTACCGGTATAAAGACGAGACAAAAACGGTTTTCATTCCCGACCGCTTGACAATTAGAGGAATCCTGGACCAGATTGACCGTTTAAACCTGCGTGGGGTTGTCTTTACAGGGCTGGAGAATGGGTGGAAAACTTGGCAGGAGGAAGGGAACCGCTATTTTTCAGCTACCCCCCGGATGATGGTAATGAACAATGGCGGATTGGCATAA
- a CDS encoding S1 RNA-binding domain-containing protein, protein MSFAVGQVVEGKVTGITNFGAFVELSPGMTGLVHISEVADVYVKDIKDFVQLNDQVKVKILSMQDGKIGLSIRQAHPKPSRQSQQSFEDKLAKFLKDSDERQSDLRRSMDSKRGGRGGGRLSLFRGK, encoded by the coding sequence ATGTCTTTTGCGGTGGGCCAGGTTGTAGAAGGGAAGGTCACCGGGATCACTAATTTCGGCGCGTTTGTGGAGCTTTCGCCAGGGATGACCGGATTGGTCCATATTTCCGAAGTCGCGGATGTTTATGTGAAGGACATCAAAGACTTTGTTCAACTGAACGACCAGGTTAAAGTGAAGATTTTATCAATGCAAGACGGAAAGATTGGTCTCTCGATCCGTCAAGCCCACCCGAAGCCTAGCCGACAAAGCCAGCAGTCTTTCGAAGATAAGCTGGCGAAGTTTTTAAAGGATTCTGATGAACGCCAATCCGACTTGAGAAGAAGCATGGATTCAAAACGCGGAGGAAGAGGAGGAGGGCGTTTAAGCCTTTTTAGGGGGAAATAA
- a CDS encoding rhomboid family protein, translating to MNPDELRVILSRLTAIGYQTREAPTKEGFVLLAKEEPFHRKLLLIGTNLSPAAQWRDFIIKTVLAERNDRTQLSLAILLLAAGEEAGEKKFLDYLGEMPWVEAIWEMAGPRLSTVKDHFRWQVEARVLFLAVQLANAVVTEQPSIPGGRREAAGGRPRLTYILLFINLLVFLGEMLRGATNQTSFLIGMGAKYNPRLWMGEYWRLLTPLFLHAGWEHFLFNSFALFQLGSLVERFFGERRFFWIYFGAGLLGTVASVLFQPDTVSVGASGAIFGLVGALIYFSIRRPQVAKGLFGRSFWIVLGLNLVLGFVLPGIDYMGHLGGLIGGLLWAYALGLGTRDQIAGRWLWRVLLVLVMVFTTINAVTPPPNKWYLPLETGRLALEQEDFEKALGSLEESYRLNPESLLTSRLLAGAYLAEGGKALVDEAWDKAVHYLEQSQKLHPDLRETRSLLARAYLYRSFHRYNAGDLAGAEEDCVRGIALNLKIEGFHYILGVVYYQQERWVDAVKELETVLQLNPENQAAQALLAELKKAGESVK from the coding sequence ATGAACCCGGACGAGCTGAGAGTTATTCTATCCCGGTTGACCGCCATCGGTTACCAGACCAGAGAAGCACCGACGAAAGAAGGCTTTGTTCTTCTGGCGAAAGAAGAACCTTTTCACCGGAAATTGCTGTTGATCGGGACAAACTTGTCTCCGGCAGCCCAGTGGCGTGATTTTATCATCAAGACCGTCCTGGCGGAGCGTAACGACCGGACCCAGTTGTCGCTGGCTATTTTGTTGCTGGCGGCCGGGGAGGAGGCCGGGGAAAAGAAGTTCCTGGATTATCTGGGGGAGATGCCATGGGTGGAAGCGATCTGGGAAATGGCCGGGCCCCGGCTTTCGACGGTCAAAGACCATTTTCGCTGGCAGGTCGAGGCAAGGGTCCTTTTCTTGGCGGTCCAGTTGGCGAATGCGGTTGTGACGGAACAGCCAAGCATCCCAGGCGGTCGCCGGGAGGCGGCGGGGGGCCGTCCGCGGCTCACCTATATTCTGCTCTTCATCAATCTGCTCGTTTTTCTGGGAGAAATGCTCCGCGGGGCAACTAACCAGACCAGTTTTCTGATTGGCATGGGTGCGAAATATAATCCCCGTCTGTGGATGGGGGAGTATTGGCGGTTGCTGACCCCCCTTTTTTTACATGCGGGGTGGGAACATTTTCTCTTCAACTCTTTCGCCCTCTTTCAGTTAGGAAGTCTGGTCGAGCGCTTTTTTGGGGAAAGACGGTTTTTCTGGATTTACTTTGGGGCCGGGCTCTTAGGAACGGTGGCCAGCGTTCTTTTCCAACCGGACACGGTTTCGGTTGGCGCGTCGGGGGCGATTTTCGGACTGGTGGGGGCCCTTATCTACTTTAGTATCCGCCGGCCGCAAGTGGCGAAGGGGTTGTTCGGGCGTAGTTTTTGGATAGTGTTGGGTTTAAATCTGGTGCTTGGTTTTGTGCTCCCCGGGATCGATTACATGGGCCATCTTGGGGGCTTAATCGGTGGCTTGCTCTGGGCTTACGCTTTAGGCCTGGGGACAAGGGACCAAATCGCCGGGCGCTGGTTGTGGCGGGTTCTCCTCGTCTTGGTCATGGTTTTTACCACCATAAATGCGGTTACGCCGCCCCCGAACAAGTGGTATCTACCGTTGGAGACCGGCCGCCTCGCGCTGGAACAGGAGGATTTCGAAAAAGCCCTTGGGTCTTTGGAGGAGAGCTACCGTTTAAATCCGGAGTCATTGTTGACCAGCCGGTTACTGGCCGGTGCCTATTTGGCCGAAGGCGGGAAGGCGTTGGTGGACGAAGCGTGGGATAAGGCGGTGCATTATTTGGAGCAGAGTCAAAAGCTGCACCCCGACCTTCGTGAGACCCGTTCTTTACTGGCCCGGGCTTATCTCTACCGCAGTTTTCACCGCTATAACGCCGGTGATTTGGCCGGTGCCGAGGAAGATTGTGTCCGGGGGATTGCGCTGAACCTGAAGATTGAAGGGTTTCATTATATTTTAGGCGTGGTTTATTATCAACAGGAACGGTGGGTGGATGCCGTTAAGGAACTGGAGACGGTATTGCAGCTCAACCCGGAGAACCAAGCGGCGCAAGCCCTTTTGGCGGAACTGAAAAAAGCGGGTGAAAGTGTGAAGTAG